CAGCCGCACGGTCTACCAGCAATCACATGGGTCTTACCACGATTACCACTACTACCAGCAGGAATTGGGTGATCCTTCCCGCTTCCTTGCCCGTTACCTTGCTATTGAGGGGCCTGCATTTACCCTCTCTACCGCCTGTTCATCCAGTTCACGGGCGATTATCAGCGGTCAACGCCTGATTGAAATGGGTCTGGTGGATGCCGCGATTGTGGGAGGTGCGGACACATTGAGCCGGATGCCAATCAATGGCTTCGATAGTCTGGAATCCCTGTCCCCAACCTTGTGTGAACCCTTTTGTCAGGATCGCCAAGGCATCACCATCGGAGAAGCCTCCACCTTGCTGCTACTAACGCGAGAACCTCAACCGATAGCCTTACTTGGTGTGGGAGAATCCAGTGACGCATGGCATATGTCAGCCCCGCATCCTGAAGGGAGAGGCGCCATTGCAGCGATCAATATGGCCTTGAGAAAGGCCGGGATCTCGCCGGCAGAGATAGGTTATATCAACCTGCACGGAACCGGCACGAAATTAAATGACCAGATGGAGTCGATCGTCATCAATCAGATTTTTGGTGAAAATACCCCATGCAGTTCGACCAAGTATTTAACCGGCCATACTCTGGGAGCCGCAGGTGCCTGTGAAGCCGGGCTTTGCTGGTTACTGCTGACACGACACTTACCGCTACCTGCTCAAGATTTTACCCGCTCAGGCATTGATATCGCCCTGCCGGCTTGTGGTTTGCTGACCCAATCACAACCACTGGAAAAACCGATTGTCATGTCAAATTCTTTTGCCTTTGGTGGAAACAATACCAGCCTGATATTGGGAGTGGCTTAATGCCTGACTATTTACCCGTGGATCGCTATTTACCCGTGGATCGTTATCTTCCCCATGAGGCACCGATGGTGTTACTGGAACAGGTGATCAACGTATCCGACAACCATGTTCATTGTCAGGTTACCGTCAGCCGAGACGGTGTGCTATCCCCCTTTCTCAATCAGGATGGTCACCTGCCGGGTTGGTTTGCCATTGAAATGATGGCTCAGGCCATTGGTGTCTGGTCTGGCTGGCACCGAAAAGAAAGAAAAGAAGCAGATTCCGCATTAGGCATGTTACTGGGCGGACGTGCAGTACGCTGCCAAGTGCCTGCTTTCACACAAGGCAGCGTACTGGATATTCAGATGAATTTATTACTGCAAGATGAAAAATTTGGCAGTTTTGAAGGTGAAATCAGTTGTTATGGCACTGTACTGGTGACAGGCCGCCTGAACACCTACCAACCTAACAAAACAGAACTTATACAACTCATAAATAAACAGGATGGAGTAGCATAATGCGTTCAGTTCTCGTGACCGGTGCCAGCAAAGGGATAGGCCGGGCGATTGCCTGCCGACTGGCGACGGAGGGTTTTACGGTCGTTGTGCATTATCACCGCGATGCCAAGGGTGCGAAGGAGACACTGGAACACATTCAGGCAAGCGGAGGCCGTGGCCGTACACTGAATTTTGATGTTTCGGATCGCACTGCCTGCCGTGCAGTACTGGAAAAAGACATCGAAACCCACGGTGCTTACTATGGCATCGTCTGCAATGCCGGGATTGCCAAAGATGGGGCGTTCCCGGCACTGGCAGGCGATGACTGGGATAGTGTCATCCATACCAATTTAGATGGCTTCTACAATGTTATCCATCCCTGCATCATGCCGATGATCGGCCTGCGTCAGGGAGGGCGTATCATCACGTTATCCTCCGTATCGGGTTTGATGGGCAACCGCGGACAAGTCAATTACAGCGCCGCGAAAGCCGGTATTATCGGGGCAACAAAAGCGCTGGCCATCGAATTAGCGAAAAGAAAAATCACCGTGAACTGTATTGCGCCCGGCCTGATTGGGACAGACATGATTCAAATGGAAGAAGCCGCCTTGAAAGAAGCGATGAATATGATCCCAATGAAACGCATGGGACAAGTGGATGAAGTGGCGGGTCTTGCCAGTTATTTGATGTCTGATATTGCGGGATATGTGACTCGTCAGGTCATCTCAATCAACGGAGGGATGCTATGAGCCATAATGCGACATCCCATCAGGAAAGGCCCCGCAGGGTAGTGATTACCGGCATGGGTGGCATTACCGCATTGGGACAGGATTGGCTATCGGTTTCCGCGGGATTGAAAGCGGGGATCAACGCCGTTCAACAGATGCCGGCATGGGCTGAATATGACGGGCTTAATACCCATCTCGGCGCACCCGTCACGGATTTTATGTTGCCCGAACACTATACCCGCAAGCGCATTCGCTCCATGGGACGGGTTTCCCTGATGTCAACACGCGCCACAGAGCTGGCCCTGGAGATGGCAGGTTTGCTTGGTGATCCCATACTGACCAACGGAGAAACCGGCATTGCCTATGGCTCTTCGACAGGCAGTACCAAGCCTGTCAGCGAATTTGCAACCATGCTGACGGAAAAGCACACCAATAACATTACGGGCACGACTTATGTGCAGATGATGCCGCATACCACTGCCGTTAACACCGGCCTGTTCTTTGGTCTGCGCGGCCGGGTGATCCCCACCTCAAGTGCTTGCACATCGGGTAGCCAAGCGATTGGTTATGCGTGGGAAGCTATCCGTCATGGCTATCAAACGGTTATGGTGGCAGGCGGAGCCGAAGAATTGTGTCCATCCGAAGCAGCCGTGTTTGATACGCTATTCGCCACCAGCCAGAAAAATGCAGCCCCCAAAACCACCCCTTCCCCGTTTGATGTTCATCGCGACGGGTTGGTGATTGGTGAAGG
This genomic interval from Xenorhabdus doucetiae contains the following:
- a CDS encoding beta-ketoacyl-[acyl-carrier-protein] synthase family protein, with the protein product MIYISAVGMLNALGDNVDDIAQNLVLGQAPGMYERSGWLQPGKTCCLGGVDAELPAMPDMLSEHNSRNNRLLLAALMQIKPQVDEAIARHGRERIAVIMGTSTSGLDEGDQHVSRTVYQQSHGSYHDYHYYQQELGDPSRFLARYLAIEGPAFTLSTACSSSSRAIISGQRLIEMGLVDAAIVGGADTLSRMPINGFDSLESLSPTLCEPFCQDRQGITIGEASTLLLLTREPQPIALLGVGESSDAWHMSAPHPEGRGAIAAINMALRKAGISPAEIGYINLHGTGTKLNDQMESIVINQIFGENTPCSSTKYLTGHTLGAAGACEAGLCWLLLTRHLPLPAQDFTRSGIDIALPACGLLTQSQPLEKPIVMSNSFAFGGNNTSLILGVA
- a CDS encoding 3-ketoacyl-ACP reductase FabG2, producing the protein MMRSVLVTGASKGIGRAIACRLATEGFTVVVHYHRDAKGAKETLEHIQASGGRGRTLNFDVSDRTACRAVLEKDIETHGAYYGIVCNAGIAKDGAFPALAGDDWDSVIHTNLDGFYNVIHPCIMPMIGLRQGGRIITLSSVSGLMGNRGQVNYSAAKAGIIGATKALAIELAKRKITVNCIAPGLIGTDMIQMEEAALKEAMNMIPMKRMGQVDEVAGLASYLMSDIAGYVTRQVISINGGML
- a CDS encoding ApeP family dehydratase gives rise to the protein MDRYLPVDRYLPHEAPMVLLEQVINVSDNHVHCQVTVSRDGVLSPFLNQDGHLPGWFAIEMMAQAIGVWSGWHRKERKEADSALGMLLGGRAVRCQVPAFTQGSVLDIQMNLLLQDEKFGSFEGEISCYGTVLVTGRLNTYQPNKTELIQLINKQDGVA
- a CDS encoding beta-ketoacyl-ACP synthase, which codes for MSHNATSHQERPRRVVITGMGGITALGQDWLSVSAGLKAGINAVQQMPAWAEYDGLNTHLGAPVTDFMLPEHYTRKRIRSMGRVSLMSTRATELALEMAGLLGDPILTNGETGIAYGSSTGSTKPVSEFATMLTEKHTNNITGTTYVQMMPHTTAVNTGLFFGLRGRVIPTSSACTSGSQAIGYAWEAIRHGYQTVMVAGGAEELCPSEAAVFDTLFATSQKNAAPKTTPSPFDVHRDGLVIGEGAGTLILEELEHAKTRGAKIYGEIIGFATNCDASHITQPKSETMQICIEMALKSAGLQPADIGYISAHGTATDRGDVAESHATANIFGNQTPISSLKSYFGHTLGACGALEAWLSLEMMNAGWFAPTINLNQIDPACGELDYIIHQPRNIQTEFIQSNNFAFGGINTSIVIRRWA